One Rouxiella sp. S1S-2 genomic window, GCACGTATCCTGCGGGCCGGAAGGGTATCCCATACATTGAGCACCACGGCCAACGCGAGATAGGCCAGGTTGGTTACCCACATCCAGATCATAGGATCCAGTTTTCCTTTCTCTGCGTTAGACCTCAGTGAGCTCTGCAACAGGAAGAAAATCAAATAGAGGAAGATGGCCGGCAACATACTTAAGACGCGGCCCTGACGCGGATTCACCACCGAGAGCGGTACTACCATTAACGCCATAATAAAGACTGAAACCACCAGCGTCAGACGCCAATGGAACTCGGCGCGCGCCTCTTTGGCGGTGGAATGCCACAGCGAGGTCATGCTCATTTGCTCGGCGTCGCTGCTGTCTAGTTCAACCGTTCGATGGCCGATAACCGCCAGATAGTCCGTGAAGTCAGTAATGCGGAAATCACGCAACAGCGCAGTGCCTTCGTAGCGCGTGCCGGTATCAAGCGTGACCTGCTGAGAGCCGTCCGGGCGCTGGTCCATGTGGCCTTTAGCCGCCACCACAACAGAAGGACGCTGATTGCCGTTTGGCCGCAGCTGCGCCAAAAACACATTGTGGAACTCTTTACCGCGCACGTTGCCCACAAACAGCACCGAATTGCCGTCCTGTGAAGGCGTAAACTGGCCCGCTACCATCGCCGC contains:
- the lptF gene encoding LPS export ABC transporter permease LptF encodes the protein MIIIRYLVRETFKSQIAILFILLLIFFCQKLVRILGAAVDGDIPTNLVIQLLGLGIPEMAQLILPLSLFLGLLMTLGKLYTDSEITVMHACGLGKRSLIVAAMLLALFTSVFAGINAFWAGPWSSKHQDEVMAEAKANPSMAAMVAGQFTPSQDGNSVLFVGNVRGKEFHNVFLAQLRPNGNQRPSVVVAAKGHMDQRPDGSQQVTLDTGTRYEGTALLRDFRITDFTDYLAVIGHRTVELDSSDAEQMSMTSLWHSTAKEARAEFHWRLTLVVSVFIMALMVVPLSVVNPRQGRVLSMLPAIFLYLIFFLLQSSLRSNAEKGKLDPMIWMWVTNLAYLALAVVLNVWDTLPARRIRARFRGAA